From one Lolium rigidum isolate FL_2022 chromosome 4, APGP_CSIRO_Lrig_0.1, whole genome shotgun sequence genomic stretch:
- the LOC124649584 gene encoding protein PLASTID TRANSCRIPTIONALLY ACTIVE 16, chloroplastic: MAPALTSNPPSFRPLSSPLRRRAPAFLCRVGAGKPGADEETKKKPFFVDFTGKFTEAKALIPAFPSPATGSLFAGGRGKKDAQTVFVAGATGQTGVRIAQTLLRQGFAVRAGVPDLASAQELARLAAAYGLISPAEARRLNAVESDFDDTEAIAKSIGPAAKVVITVGLAEKGPEGGVVTTDDALRVVQAADLAGVAHVVVVYDVGAAGFGGASANSVLDGFTSFFSNLFSRVQTMSVSEFLSKVVETDVNYTLVKASLTDDYNPESSYGLVLAKEDSSTASSTETGKVSKLQIASLVADVFSNVEIAENKVVEVSTSSSGTSKPTVEALTGIPEDIRRKVYKEAAAKAQAEEEALASQQAVDAEEPTSKLKAEGTSEEAGASPMNEAQASLENLLTRAKGLKLNTDFSWDKFSTQLAAAGGAARNSGEEESTAQIATVRGRARAEKLAPQRAVVKPVAQKVKQATKQPAPKEVRPVFGGLFKQETIFVDED; the protein is encoded by the exons ATGGCGCCCGCGCTCACCTCCAACCCTCCTTCCTTccgccccctctcctctcctcttcgCCGCCGCGCCCCAGCTTTCCTCTGCCGGGTCGGCGCCGGCAAGCCCGGAGCAGATGAGGAGACCAAGAAGAAGCCCTTCTTTGTCGACTTCACCGGCAAGTTTACGGAGGCCAAGGCACTGATACCGGCCTTCCCGTCGCCGGCAACCGGGTCGCTGTTTGCCGGTGGAAGAGGAAAGAAGGACGCGCAGACTGTGTTCGTCGCGGGCGCCACTGGGCAGACGGGTGTCCGCATTGCACAGACGCTGCTGCGGCAAGGCTTCGCCGTGCGCGCCGGTGTCCCGGACCTCGCGTCCGCACAGGAGCTGGCTCGGCTTGCCGCCGCGTACGGGCTCATATCCCCCGCGGAGGCGCGCAGGCTCAACGCAGTGGAGTCGGATTTCGATGACACTGAGGCGATCGCCAAGTCCATCGGCCCAGCGGCCAAGGTGGTGATCACGGTCGGTCTGGCCGAGAAAGGACCAGAGGGCGGAGTGGTCACTACCGACGATGCGCTCCGGGTAGTGCAGGCTGCAGACCTCGCAGGCGTGGCGCATGTCGTTGTCGTCTACGATGTGGGTGCTGCTGGCTTCGGTGGGGCATCCGCGAACAGTGTGCTTGATGGGTTCACATCGTTTTTCTCGAACCTGTTCTCGCGCGTGCAGACTATGTCGGTGAGCGAATTCTTGTCCAAGGTGGTGGAGACTGATGTGAACTACACCTTAGTCAAGGCATCACTCACCGACGACTACAACCCTGAGAGCTCATATGGCTTGGTCCTGGCCAAAGAGGATTCGTCGACGGCTTCCTCAACGGAAACTGGCAAG GTGTCCAAGTTGCAGATTGCTTCTCTGGTGGCTGATGTTTTCTCCAACGTGGAAATTGCAGAGAACAAG GTAGTGGAAGTTTCAACTAGCTCATCAGGAACATCCAAGCCAACAGTGGAGGCATTAAC AGGTATTCCCGAGGACATTAGAAGAAAAGTGTACAAAGAAGCTGCTGCAAAAGCACAAGCAGAAGAGGAAGCCCTGGCATCACAGCAAGCTGTCGATGCAGAAGAACCCACGAGTAAGCTCAAAGCCGAAGGGACCTCAGAAGAGGCAGGCGCAAGTCCAATGAACGAGGCACAAGCCTCACTGGAGAACCTTCTGACCAGAGCCAAAGGCCTGAAGCTCAACACGGACTTCTCCTGGGACAAGTTCAGCACGCAGCTAGCAGCCGCAGGAGGTGCTGCACGGAACTCGGGCGAGGAGGAGTCAACAGCCCAGATCGCCACGGTCAGAGGCCGGGCCAGGGCTGAGAAACTGGCACCACAGAGGGCCGTCGTGAAGCCAGTGGCACAGAAGGTGAAGCAGGCGACGAAGCAGCCGGCTCCCAAGGAGGTGAGGCCTGTGTTTGGGGGACTCTTCAAGCAAGAGACCATCTTTGTGGACGAGGACTGA